Below is a genomic region from Spongiibacter nanhainus.
GCGGCTATCTCCGCCGGCGGATAGAACAGGTTGATATTTTCACGCAGGGCGTAACCCAACAACGCCGCTGCGGCAGCTGCCGCAACAAGTACGAATAACACAATATACAAACGCTGTTTACGCTGGGGATGCATTGCCATTGTTTTGCTACCTCCGGTCGCGGGTTGCTCTGCCGCGGCCGTGTTATCTAGACCTCAATTCGCGGCAAAAATTGCCGATGCTTAAACCTGTTAACCCTCACCTCGTAACCTTCAGTCATCCTTGCTGTTTGGCTTTTACGCGCGCTATCCCTACTCCGGGTCTGATTGCCGCCGTGCACTCGGGCGCCGTGCATTCGGGCGCCGTGCCAGAGACGCTATTTGTCGCTTTAAACCGCGCTGCCGCCGCAGTGGCGCTACCACCGCCACGCATAACACCAACAAGGTCACAGCGTAGCTAAACCAGACATAACTGCCGTGGCCGTCCATTACCAGCAGCGCTTGCAAACTCTCAAATTCCACTCGTCGTACTCTCTTTATCGCTACCCTTTATTGCTGGCGGGACCGCGCGGATCACTGCTTAAGACCAAGTCTTTTACCCAGCGGGTATTGCGCTCCCGATCGAGAATTTCTGCCCGGGTATACAGCAATACGGCCCAGCCCAAAAACAGATACATCCCGGTCAAAGTCGCCATCAGCGGCCGCAACATGCTGGAATGAATCGTCGACTCGCCGACAAATTTGATACTGGCGGGTTGGTGAAGGCTGTACCACCACTCCACCGAGTAATAGATGATGGGAATGTTGACTGCACCGACAATGGCCAGTACCGCGCAGGCTTTGGCCGCTGCGTCGCGATTGTCAAAAGCTTGGTGCAGAGCAATAACGCCCAGATAAAGGAAAAACAGAATCAATACAGAGGTTATGCGGGCATCCCAGACCCACCAGGTACCCCAGGTGGGCTTGCCCCACACTGCGCCAGTCAGCAGCGCAAGGAAAGTCAGCATGGCGCCCACCGGCGCGATGGACTTCATCACCATCGCCGCCAGCTTCATTCGCCAAATCAAGTGAATCGCGCCGGCAACGGCCATAATCATATAGGCGCCCATGGCCACCACAGCGGCTGGCACGTGGATATAAATGATCCGAAAGCTATTGCCCTGCTTGTAGTCCGGCGGCACAAAGGCAAGCCCCCAAACGCAGCCGCCCACCAACAGCAGCAATGCCGGCACCGCCAGCCACGGCAACAGGCGACCGCTAAACTGGTAGAACCAGCGCGGCGACCCCATTTTGTGAAACCACACCCAACTTGGCAAACCCGTCTCTCCGTTATTCTTTGTACTACTGATCGCAGCTGATACGCAGACCACCGGCGATAGCCAGCGGCGCAAACGCCACCGCCAACAGTAAAAACACTCCCAGCATCGCCAGTTGCGGCAATACCGCCACCCCTTCTACCGCTGATTGCACGGCGCTGCTGCCAAAAATAAGCACCGGGATATACAAGGGCAGCACGATCAGCGACATGAGTAAGCCACCTCGCCGCAGCCCTACGGTAAGCGCCGCCGCAATGGCACCAATAAAACTCAGCACCGCGCTGCCCAGCATCAGGCTCACCATCAGCGCCGGCATCCCAGTCGGGGGCAGTTGCAACAGTACGGCCAGCAGCGGCGACAAGATACTGAGCGGCACACCACTTAACAACCAGTGAGCCAGTGTTTTCGCCAACACATGGCCGTACAGCGGCAGCGGGCTGAGCAGCATATGCTCCAATGTGCCATCTTCAAAATCGCTGCGAAACAAACCCTCAGTCGCCATCATCGCTGCCAGCAGGGCCACCACCCAGAGTATGCCCGGTGCCAAATTGGCCAGCTGGCGAGGATCGGGACCCAGACCCAGTGGAAACAACGAGCACACCATGACAAAAAACAGCAGTGGGTTGGCCCATTCACTGCCCCGCCGGGACGCGACCAGTACTTCGCGGCGCAGCGTAGCAGCCATTGCTACCGGCAAAGAGGACAAGGGCGACATTACTGCGCCTCCAACGACAAAACCCGAGGCGGACGGGACAGCGACAAGCTGTGATGGGTCGTCAACAGCACCATTCCTCCGGACTCGGCGTGCTGATCTATCCAGCTTTCTATTTCAGCGACGCCAGCCAGATCAATGGCGGTGAATGGTTCGTCCAACACCCATAGCGAGGCCGGCGAGCAGAACAACCTGGCGAGACTAACCCGGCGCTGCTGGCCGGCCGACAAGGCATAACAGGGCTGGTGCTCGTAGCCCGCCAAGCCGACCTTTTCCAGCGCTGCAAAAATCGCATTGTCGTCAACAGGTGAACACAGAGCGCCGGTCCAGCGCAGGTTTTCCAGAGGCGTTAGCGCCGCTTTCACTCCGGCGTTATGGCCGAGGTAGAGGGTGTCGGCCAGAAATTCGACCCGCCCCTTCGGCATCGCCGTGCCGCGCCATGATATGTTGCCTTGATACTGGCTTGAGAGCCCCATCAAAATCCGCAGCAGTGTGGTCTTGCCGCTGCCATTTGGGCCGGCCAGTTGCACCACATCACCCGCCCCCATGGTCAGGGATAGTTCGGTAAACAGGGGCACGTCGTCCCGCTCGCTAGAGAGCCGATCCAGTACCAGTACAGCGTCAGCGGCCAAACCACCCCCCGTCAATCCCTACCGACCACGCTGTTGCTGCAGCGGGCCAAAAAAACGCGCACAAGTATATACGATTGCCGAGCAACACGCTGGTCATTTGTCAGCAGAGACTCAGTGGCGATCCAGCCACTCAGCCAGGTCTTCCAGTGCCGCCCTTAAGGCATCGCTATCTCGGTCTCGGTGTGCCTGAATCGCCGCACGGGAGAGTTGCCGCCAACGGGGTGGTGGCGAGCTGGAAACGGTCGACCGGGACAGCGCGGGCAAGGGTTTGATGGTTCCCGAACTGGCGGCTTTCAGAGGCCGCCAATCCTCACCAGCGTCAGCTGCCGCCGCGCCAAGTGACAGGGGCTGTGCAACCGGCTCAGACTGGCTGACAACGAGTGTGGGGTCGGAAGAACGCAGAGGCTGGCTGGTCGAATGGCTAGATGCAGGGCCTTGCGGCGAAGTTTGCAGTGCGGTCGATTCAGGCGGTGCTGCTGGCGATTCAAAAAATTGCTCCAGCGGGTCACCAACGCTGCCTTCAACGCTGGTTTCCGGCACCCGACTGCGGCCTTCTTCGATGCTTTCCAACAGCTGCTGCTGCAATGACTGGGTATCGCTTTTGATCGTGTTGCCTACCGCAAGGGCCTGCACCATATTTTCCAGCTCTCTGGCAGCGGCATCCAGCAGCGAGAACACCCTCGGCGTCATCGGCAAACGGCGTCGCCTGAGGCGCTCTATCACCCGTTCGCAACAGCCCGCCAACTCCGATAAGGGCGACAACTTCATGACCGCTGCCCCGCTTTGGATGGTATCAAAACTGCGGTGGAGGTCGTTTAACAAACGTTGGCCGTCTACCCCGTAGCGGAGCTCTGCCAGTTGCTCGTGCAGCAGCTCTAACAGCTCTTCGGCCTCGGCCAGAAATATGGTTAACAGCCCATCGTGCTCTGCTCCGTTCACGACGTCCCCTCCGTCTGCGGCGGCAGCCCCAGCGCTTCGCTGAGCTTTTGCTCCAGCACTGAGGGCTTATAGGGCCACACCAGCACACTGTTAACGCCAAGCTCGGCGGCCTGTCGTACCAGTACCGCACTGGCGCTGGACACCATCAACAACACCGGAACGGTGCTAAGCCGGCTGTCATTGCGCAGCGCCCGGGTCAATGACAAGCCGCTGAGCCCCGGGCTGTCTTGCGCCGCCAGGATGACGTCCAGGTGTCGATTTTGCAGCATGGTCAGTGCAGCGAGGCCGTCTTCCGCCTCAATAACCCGGTGCAGCCCCAACGCCATCAGTACCTCCCGGGTATTGCGACGGGCGGCGGCGTCCCCTTCTACCAGCAGTAAGCGCGCGTCGGCCAGGCAACTGGCCCGCCGGCGGCGCTCCTCGCCGGGCAAGGCATCGTCAAAGGGGTCGGGAGATTGCAAGCCTCGGCGCGACATCACGGAATCCTTATCCCTCTATTGGTCATCCGGCGAGCAGCTGGTCGACAAAAAATTCCAGCTGCCCCCTGGAGCGGGTCGCCACCGGCCACGTTGCCAGCGTTTCTGCGAGCTTGCGAATCGCCAGAGCAGAGGCGCTTCCCGGAGACTGCAACAGCACTGGCTGCTGTTGCCGGACCGCCTCTCGCAGTGCGTCATCCATTGGAACCGTACCTGCATAGAGCAGACTGACGGGCAAAAACTGCTGGCACACCGCATCCAGTTTGTCGACCAAATCCCGCCCTTCCTGCTCACTGGCAACCATGTTGGCCACCACTCGAAACCGCTGTCGGCCAAAATCCCGCCACAATACTTTTATCAGCGCATAGGCGTCGGCAAAGGACGAGGGATCATTGCACAGTACCACTAACACCTCGCGACTGGCGTTGGCGAAATTGACCACTTGGTCACCAATCCCCGCCGCTGTGTCCACCAGAAGTATATCCAGCTGGTCGGCAATGGCATCAAAGGCGCTCACCAGTGAACTGTGCTCCAGCTCGCTGAGCTTGGTTAACCGGCGAGTACCAGAGGCGCCAGGTATGACCCTTACCCCTGCGGGACCTAAACGCACAATATCCCGAAGCTCGGCGCGACCCTCCAGCACATCCTCGATTGTGGCACCCGGCGGCAGATCCAACATCACATCGACATTGGCAAGACCGAAATCGGCATCCAGTATCGCCACTCGCTGGCCAGTCTCCGCCAGGGCGATGGCGGTATTCACGGCCAGGGTGGTTTTGCCTACCCCGCCTTTGCCGCCGGTCACCGCCACAACCTGCACCGTCCGACTCACGACGCCCCCTTACCGCTTGGCAACAGCGGCGTCACTTGGAAACGCCCCCAGCTCCAGGGCTGCTCGGCAATCAGCACAGCATCAGCCATGGCCATCACCCGCTTTACCAATCGCTCATCCACGGGGGAGGACTCGATAAGAATGATAAATTCGCCGCTATCCCGCTGCGCCAAAAATGGCTTTAGCGCCGGGTTGTCCTGCATCAAGCCCAGCATGCCGCCCCACCAGGCGCCTGCAAACCACATCGTCAGTGGCAGCGCGTATAGTGTTGTGGCGCGCAGAGCGTCTGATTCCACCGGCCAACCTCCAAGAATGAACAAAGCGCTGATCACTCCCACCAGCAATCCCAGTAGTGAGCCCCGCAGCGCCCCGTCGCGCAGATCGCTGCGCTGCACAGGCCCAGCTGCGGTTAACCCCAGCGCTTCGACCCGCCCGTCCTGCTTGCTAAGCACACGGCTACGCCACCCTTGCAGGTGGGGTTGAATCAGCGTCTCGGCGACAGCCGCTAGTGCGTTGTCATCACAACTAAAAATGAGGCGTTTAAATGGCACGTCAGTATTGAGTCCCGTTCCCAGTTAATGTCAGCGCAGCGACTGCAGTCGCTCAGCGGCGCTGACGACTTCAGTCAAACGTACCCCCAGGCGGTCATCCACTACCACCACTTCGCCCCGGGCAATCAGTGTGCCGTTCACTTTAACGTCCAAGGGGTCGCCGGCCTGCTTCGCAAGCTCCACCACCGCCCCCTGCTGCAGCTCCAGCAGCTCTCGGATCGGCAGTTCGGTCCCCCCCACTTCCAGTGTCAGATTGACGGGGATATCCAGCACCCGGTCCAACTCCGGCGTCGAAGTAGAGCGTTCACGCAGTCGCTGATTGGCAATACCGTCGCCAGAGCGCGCTTGTTCGTTATCCTGCATAGTGTTGTCCGCCTGTGCTGTTTTGACCTTCGCCCAATTCAATGAGGGAGTGAACTTCCAGGGCGAGCTGCCCATCTTTAACGCCCAATTGCCCCCGCGCCACGGGGATGCCAGCGGCAGTCAGCAAGGATCGATCGCGGCTACCCAAGCTGATGACATCGCCAACGGCCAGCTCGGTCACCGCCCGCAGTGTTGTTTGACGCTCAGCCACTGTGCACCGGGTGGGTACTGCACTGTCCAGCACTCCCCGGCGCAGGGTTTCCGTCCATACCGGGTCGGCGTGGCGTTGCTGCGCGGCACCGCGCCGGGCCAGGCGTTCTCTAACCGGTTGCAGACTGGCCTCGGGAATCACCAGATGGCACTCGCTGTCACCGCTAACCACATCACTGCACAGGAAACGGCAGACCACCGCGGTCTCCCCCCGATCTGCGACTCTCACCATTGCCGGGTTGGTATGTTGATCGACGAAGTGGAAATGGCTCTGCATCACCGGCCGCCACGCGGCGTTCAAGGATTCGTTGAGGCGGGGCAGCAATTGCGCCACCAGTCGCTCCTCGGCTCGGCTAAAGCGCCGGCCCGGTTGACTGTCGTAGCGTCCGCCGCCACCAAAAAATCGTTCCAGCAAGCGAAACACCATGCGGGCATCCATGGCGACAATTGCACTGCCAGGCAATGGTGACAAGTCCATAACATTGAGACTAGTGGGAACATACAGGGAGTGTAGATATTCGCCAAAGGGAAGCGTTTGAATTTCCAGCAAACTCACTTCCACATGGGGCCCGACCAGGTTGTGCAACTGCTCGGTAAAGCCTTCGGCAAAGCGCCGACAGATATGCGCCAAGCCGGGCAAACCCTGCCTAGATGGACGCCGGCGCCGACTCAGGTCGTAGCGTTGGGGCGCGGCGACGGTTTGCTGCGCAGACAAAGACGATGCACCAGCGGGAGATTTCAGTTGCTGGAGTAAGGCATCTATTTCGTTTTGCGATAACAAGCTTTCAGTCATGGTCTTTGTGTGGCTGCGGCTCAGGCTAGGCTAGGTCACGCACAGCATCAGCGAATTCAGCCAGGGCCAACAGTTTGGATAAGGTGTAGCTAGTTACAGCACAGAGCGTGCCAGCATTTTTATTTTTTAATTTCAACAACTTAGACTATTGGCTCAGCGAGGTGTGTCAATTTTTTGACACCCTCTCGGAGGGTAAAGGGAGATTGATCGGCGTCATACACTGGGGCCAGTGCCTTAGTGCCGGCGCATCCAGTCTCTGAGCTGACCCAGGGTTTCGTCAAAGCTCCGCTTGGCATTTTCCAGCTCAACATCGATATCCCGGAAGCTGCTTTCTCGCCCTCGGAGTTCCAGCCCGCGAAAACGCCGCGATAAACCCACTGCACCCATGCCCATGGCGCCGCCCTTCATGGAGTGCGCAGTGGTGCGTAGAGATTCAGAGTCCTCCGCGGCAATCGCCTGTTCCAATAGACCAAAGCGGTGTCGAGTATCGCTTTCAAAAGCATCCACCAACTCGACAAATTCATCGTCCATCACGTCACGCAGTTCCTCTAACAGTGCGGTATCTATCACTAGCATTTCTTGACTTCCCTGTGTCGACACTACTTTGCCTCATCGCCGGTGGTTCATTAATTATTGCCAACAGAAGCAAACTAAAGTGTAGCGGAAGCCCCTTGATGAGACTAGTGAACCCTTACAGGGGCGCCGCCTATTAGTCGTCCTTAAAAGCTTTCTACTGGGCGGCTATCCAGGGCAATCTCCCCCGACTCCGCCATCCTTCTCGCCACCAGAACCAGTTCTTCTCTGGCGAGCTGGAGATCACTGGCCCTTGGCTTGTTCTTACTGAGCATGGCCCTAACGGCGGGACGACGCTCCACCAGCAAGGCATCGAGAATACGGCTGCTCACTGCGGCTGTCGCGCCACTGAGCGCTGTAGCCACCGTCTCATTGTTTACGGATTCCAGTATGCTGCGTAAATCACCGCGGGTCAGCTGCGCCAATTGATCAAAACCAAACAGGTGGTTTTCGACCTGTCCGGCACTGTCGGGGTGGCGGCTGCGCAAGCCCTGAAGCAGTGCCGCCTCATCGGCACTATCCAGTCGATTTAGCAGATTTGCCGCAAGCTGTTGGCCTTCTACCGGTTGTTTTACCGGCCGGTTGGTATTTTTCAGCTGCTCTCCAATCAGGGCATCCAGTTCCTCAAAGGCGGCGGTGGACAGGGACTGAAGATCGGCGAGCCTTGCCAGGACATCAACCCGGCGCTCTTCATCCAAGCCCAGCACCACCGCGCTGGCCTGCTCAGCTGGCAGTGCAGCAATCACCACCGTCTGAACCTGGGGGTGCTCTTCGGCAATGATATCCACCACGGCCGATGCCCCCAGCCATTTTAGCCGCTGAATATTGGGCAGCGGAGATTTTATGGCCAGACTTTGGTGAACCAACTTGGCCTGTTCTGGGCCGATGGCGGAAGACAACAGCTTAAAAATATCGATGTTGTCGCCGGACGCCACATCGCCAAAGACCTCCAAATCGTCGACAACTCTAGCAAGGATGCTGCGCAGTTCCGCACTCCCCGGTGTGGCGGTATCCACCATGCGGGCCGCCAGCGGTTGCACCAAACCCGGCGGTAATCGCTTGATCACATTGGCCGCGTCGGCCTCAGGCAGAGCCAATAGCAATTGACTCGCCTCCTCCGCGACCAGGGGGTCGATATCCATCTGCCGGGCCTCACTGCCCGCCTCAGCGCTAAGCCAGTGGCGCAGCACCGCCGCCAACCGCGCTGGTTGTTCGCTGGCAATGCCACGAACCTGTTGCAATTGTTGGTTAAAATCTGCGGCGCCTCCTCTAGGGCGGAGTGTTACAAAGCCCCAGCGCACCAGAACGGCAGCGGCACCGAGAAACCCCACAATTCCAACAAGCTGAGCCAGCAGAGCCGGTATCAATCTAACCAACTGACGGTTAAAAGGTGCAGCTATCACCTCCAGTGAATCGCCGCGCTCGGCGTTCAGCGCCAGCCCTTTCCACAGTGTTTGATAAAGCTGATCGGAATTCTGACCCTGTAACGTGGTCTCTTTTACCCGCACCAACACGTGCACAGAGGAATCCCGGTTGGTGTGAGCTTCGAGGATGACCGATACCGACAGATCCCGGGGCGCGATGGAATCGGCAAGCAGAGCCTTGGCTCGGGATTCCAAATGTAACTCGCGGCGGCTAGTGTCGTCGTCGGCGCGCATTTGACGGCCTGGGGATTCGATGGCCGCGAGCCCCCACAAAAGGGCAGCAAAGGACAGGGCCAATACCAGCAAACTCATTGCTGGCAGGGCCATGTACCTGGAGGTAGTCATGGCCGACACCGGGGGCCTCAATACCGCCCCGGAAGATGCAGACTCTGTCATATTACTGACACCACCAATCAAAACCCCAGCAAATTGTCATTTTATTGACAGAAAGGCGAAAGCAAATGGCGATATCCGGCAAATATCCGCCCTGTCGGACAACTCTTTGCAGATTTCGGACCACTAACTTGAGGGTGCTATCAAGGAGTGGTCCTGGGGGCTGGGGGCTGGGGGCTGGGCAACGGCCTTACAGGATGTGTTTGACCTCAATAAACTGGCTACTTGGGCCAGCATTGGCAGCGGGGCCGCCACGGTCCACCTGTTGGTGGGCATCAAACGGTGTAGCGGGTCGCTCGCCGTGGCGCTCTACGGCCAGATCCGCAAAATTGAACAGCGCGGGGTCCGCCATCTGGGACGGAGCGATATTCTGCATCGCGGTGAATATCTTCTCGATGCGGCTGGCGTCCTGCTTTTCCCAGCCCTGCAGCATTTGTTTTATGTTTTGACGCTGTAGGTTTTCCTGTGAGCCACACAGGTTACAGGGAATAATGGGAAACTCCTTGTAGGCCGCGAATTGCTCAATGTCTTTTTCCCGACAGTAAGCCAGAGGTCGGATGATCACGTTGCGGCCGTCATCAGACAACAGTTTAGGGGGCATGGCCGCCATGCGTGAGCCATAGAACATATTTAGAAACAGCGTCTGAACGATGTCGTCTTTGTGATGCCCCAAGGCAATCTTGTTGGCACCGATCTCCTCGGCAAAGCCGTACAAGGTTCCTCGTCGCAGGCGGGAGCACAGGCCGCAGGTGGTTTTCCCCTCGGGAATTTTCTCTTTAACTATGGAGTAGGTATCTTTGTTGACGATGTAGTACTCGATACCCAGAGTATCCAGGAAGTTCGGCAGCACCTCCACGGGAAAGCCCGGTTGCTTTTGGTCCATATTCACCGCCACCAGCTCAAAACGCACCGGTGCACTGCGCTGCAGATTCATCAGAATATCCAACATGGTATAGCTGTCCTTACCGCCGGACAGACATACCATGATGCGATCGCCCTCCTCGATCATCCGATAGTCCTCAATCGCCTGCCCGGTGTGGCGGCGAAGGCGCTTCTGCAACTTGTTGAATTCCAGTTTGGGCAGTGTGGACATAGGGATAGACGCTCGAAAATTCAGGCGGCGAAGTATAGCGAAATGGCGATCATTTTTCAGCCGCGGGCAGTATGACAAGCGCGATGAACCGGCGCGGGGTCAGTCATGGTGCGGCAACACGTCGCCGATAGCCCGTGATACTGGCAATCCGCCGCCCAGATGACTATCATTAGCCGCGCCAAAATTCCTGGCGCGAGGTGCTTTAGCACGGCCAGACCCCGGCACGGGTGCATGTCGGATCGTGCAATCCACGTCCGATCGCACCCGCTCACAAATTCGAATTCCATCAGCTAAGGGACTCATCTCATGAAACAACCAGTTCGCGTCACCGTCACCGGTGCGGCCGGCCAGATTGGCTACGCACTGCTTTTCCGTATCGCATCCGGCGCTATGTTGGGCGACGACCAGCCCGTTATCCTGCAACTACTGGATATCACTCCGGCTCTGGATGCCCTGCAGGGTGTCAAGATGGAACTGGAAGATTGTGCCTTCCCATTGCTGGCGGACGTTGTCTGCACCGACGATCCCAATGTCGGCTTTAAAGACAGTGACTATGCCCTGCTGGTTGGCGCGCGTCCCCGCGGTCCTGGCATGGAGCGCAAAGACTTGCTGGAAGCCAATGCGGCAATCTTCTCTGTTCAAGGCAAAGCCATTGATCAGCATGCCAGCAAAGACATCAAAGTATTGGTCGTGGGCAACCCCGCCAACACCAACGCATTGATTACCCAGCGCAACGCCCCCTCCATCAATCCCCGTAACTTCACGGCGATGACGCGTCTGGACCACAACCGTGCGATGACCCAAATTGCTCAGAAAACCGGCAAAACTGTCAACGACGTGACCAACATGACAATCTGGGGCAACCACTCTGCCACCCAATACCCTGACCTGTTCAACACCAAGGTTGACGGCAAAACCGCCTCTGACCTGGTTGACCAAGAGTGGTTGGAAAACGACTTCATCCCCACCGTGCAGCAGCGCGGCGCAGCCATCATCAAGGCACGGGGCGCCTCTTCAGCCGCCTCCGCAGCCAACGCGGCCATTGATCACGTGCGCAGCTGGGCGCTGGGCACCGAAGGTGACGACTGGGTATCCATGGGTGTCTATAGCGATGGCAGCTACGGCATCGAAGAAGGCTTGATCTACTCATTCCCCTGCCGCTGCAACAATGGCGACTGGGAAATCGTGCAGGGTCTGCCCGTTAACGATTTCAGCCGCGGCAAAATGGACGCCACTGCCCAAGAGCTGGCAGAAGAGCGCGACGGCGTTAAACACCTGCTGCCCTAAGGGTATCAGAGTGAGTGAAGGCGGCCATAGGCCGCCTTTTTTATGCCCAAAATTCGGCTCCGGTGGGCCGAATTGCGCCCAAATGTAAAAATTCACATCGAACACCCGGGGCGATTCCTAGTCACAGTTAGCGAAGCGGACGCAAATGTCCGTCAATACTCAAAACTGTACTTACTTATACAATGCATAGGGAGAGCATCCATGACTTTTGTTGACAAGATGTTACAGATTATCCGCCGCGCACCGCTGGT
It encodes:
- a CDS encoding flagellar motor switch protein FliM, giving the protein MTESLLSQNEIDALLQQLKSPAGASSLSAQQTVAAPQRYDLSRRRRPSRQGLPGLAHICRRFAEGFTEQLHNLVGPHVEVSLLEIQTLPFGEYLHSLYVPTSLNVMDLSPLPGSAIVAMDARMVFRLLERFFGGGGRYDSQPGRRFSRAEERLVAQLLPRLNESLNAAWRPVMQSHFHFVDQHTNPAMVRVADRGETAVVCRFLCSDVVSGDSECHLVIPEASLQPVRERLARRGAAQQRHADPVWTETLRRGVLDSAVPTRCTVAERQTTLRAVTELAVGDVISLGSRDRSLLTAAGIPVARGQLGVKDGQLALEVHSLIELGEGQNSTGGQHYAG
- the ccmA gene encoding cytochrome c biogenesis heme-transporting ATPase CcmA, which encodes MAADAVLVLDRLSSERDDVPLFTELSLTMGAGDVVQLAGPNGSGKTTLLRILMGLSSQYQGNISWRGTAMPKGRVEFLADTLYLGHNAGVKAALTPLENLRWTGALCSPVDDNAIFAALEKVGLAGYEHQPCYALSAGQQRRVSLARLFCSPASLWVLDEPFTAIDLAGVAEIESWIDQHAESGGMVLLTTHHSLSLSRPPRVLSLEAQ
- the fliN gene encoding flagellar motor switch protein FliN, with amino-acid sequence MQDNEQARSGDGIANQRLRERSTSTPELDRVLDIPVNLTLEVGGTELPIRELLELQQGAVVELAKQAGDPLDVKVNGTLIARGEVVVVDDRLGVRLTEVVSAAERLQSLR
- a CDS encoding Hpt domain-containing protein, which produces MNGAEHDGLLTIFLAEAEELLELLHEQLAELRYGVDGQRLLNDLHRSFDTIQSGAAVMKLSPLSELAGCCERVIERLRRRRLPMTPRVFSLLDAAARELENMVQALAVGNTIKSDTQSLQQQLLESIEEGRSRVPETSVEGSVGDPLEQFFESPAAPPESTALQTSPQGPASSHSTSQPLRSSDPTLVVSQSEPVAQPLSLGAAAADAGEDWRPLKAASSGTIKPLPALSRSTVSSSPPPRWRQLSRAAIQAHRDRDSDALRAALEDLAEWLDRH
- a CDS encoding response regulator produces the protein MSRRGLQSPDPFDDALPGEERRRRASCLADARLLLVEGDAAARRNTREVLMALGLHRVIEAEDGLAALTMLQNRHLDVILAAQDSPGLSGLSLTRALRNDSRLSTVPVLLMVSSASAVLVRQAAELGVNSVLVWPYKPSVLEQKLSEALGLPPQTEGTS
- the ccmD gene encoding heme exporter protein CcmD translates to MDGHGSYVWFSYAVTLLVLCVAVVAPLRRQRGLKRQIASLARRPNARRPSARRQSDPE
- a CDS encoding MinD/ParA family ATP-binding protein; its protein translation is MSRTVQVVAVTGGKGGVGKTTLAVNTAIALAETGQRVAILDADFGLANVDVMLDLPPGATIEDVLEGRAELRDIVRLGPAGVRVIPGASGTRRLTKLSELEHSSLVSAFDAIADQLDILLVDTAAGIGDQVVNFANASREVLVVLCNDPSSFADAYALIKVLWRDFGRQRFRVVANMVASEQEGRDLVDKLDAVCQQFLPVSLLYAGTVPMDDALREAVRQQQPVLLQSPGSASALAIRKLAETLATWPVATRSRGQLEFFVDQLLAG
- a CDS encoding malate dehydrogenase encodes the protein MKQPVRVTVTGAAGQIGYALLFRIASGAMLGDDQPVILQLLDITPALDALQGVKMELEDCAFPLLADVVCTDDPNVGFKDSDYALLVGARPRGPGMERKDLLEANAAIFSVQGKAIDQHASKDIKVLVVGNPANTNALITQRNAPSINPRNFTAMTRLDHNRAMTQIAQKTGKTVNDVTNMTIWGNHSATQYPDLFNTKVDGKTASDLVDQEWLENDFIPTVQQRGAAIIKARGASSAASAANAAIDHVRSWALGTEGDDWVSMGVYSDGSYGIEEGLIYSFPCRCNNGDWEIVQGLPVNDFSRGKMDATAQELAEERDGVKHLLP
- a CDS encoding heme ABC transporter permease, with the protein product MGSPRWFYQFSGRLLPWLAVPALLLLVGGCVWGLAFVPPDYKQGNSFRIIYIHVPAAVVAMGAYMIMAVAGAIHLIWRMKLAAMVMKSIAPVGAMLTFLALLTGAVWGKPTWGTWWVWDARITSVLILFFLYLGVIALHQAFDNRDAAAKACAVLAIVGAVNIPIIYYSVEWWYSLHQPASIKFVGESTIHSSMLRPLMATLTGMYLFLGWAVLLYTRAEILDRERNTRWVKDLVLSSDPRGPASNKG
- the ccmB gene encoding heme exporter protein CcmB, which translates into the protein MSPLSSLPVAMAATLRREVLVASRRGSEWANPLLFFVMVCSLFPLGLGPDPRQLANLAPGILWVVALLAAMMATEGLFRSDFEDGTLEHMLLSPLPLYGHVLAKTLAHWLLSGVPLSILSPLLAVLLQLPPTGMPALMVSLMLGSAVLSFIGAIAAALTVGLRRGGLLMSLIVLPLYIPVLIFGSSAVQSAVEGVAVLPQLAMLGVFLLLAVAFAPLAIAGGLRISCDQ
- the ttcA gene encoding tRNA 2-thiocytidine(32) synthetase TtcA; translated protein: MSTLPKLEFNKLQKRLRRHTGQAIEDYRMIEEGDRIMVCLSGGKDSYTMLDILMNLQRSAPVRFELVAVNMDQKQPGFPVEVLPNFLDTLGIEYYIVNKDTYSIVKEKIPEGKTTCGLCSRLRRGTLYGFAEEIGANKIALGHHKDDIVQTLFLNMFYGSRMAAMPPKLLSDDGRNVIIRPLAYCREKDIEQFAAYKEFPIIPCNLCGSQENLQRQNIKQMLQGWEKQDASRIEKIFTAMQNIAPSQMADPALFNFADLAVERHGERPATPFDAHQQVDRGGPAANAGPSSQFIEVKHIL
- a CDS encoding FliG C-terminal domain-containing protein, with product MTESASSGAVLRPPVSAMTTSRYMALPAMSLLVLALSFAALLWGLAAIESPGRQMRADDDTSRRELHLESRAKALLADSIAPRDLSVSVILEAHTNRDSSVHVLVRVKETTLQGQNSDQLYQTLWKGLALNAERGDSLEVIAAPFNRQLVRLIPALLAQLVGIVGFLGAAAVLVRWGFVTLRPRGGAADFNQQLQQVRGIASEQPARLAAVLRHWLSAEAGSEARQMDIDPLVAEEASQLLLALPEADAANVIKRLPPGLVQPLAARMVDTATPGSAELRSILARVVDDLEVFGDVASGDNIDIFKLLSSAIGPEQAKLVHQSLAIKSPLPNIQRLKWLGASAVVDIIAEEHPQVQTVVIAALPAEQASAVVLGLDEERRVDVLARLADLQSLSTAAFEELDALIGEQLKNTNRPVKQPVEGQQLAANLLNRLDSADEAALLQGLRSRHPDSAGQVENHLFGFDQLAQLTRGDLRSILESVNNETVATALSGATAAVSSRILDALLVERRPAVRAMLSKNKPRASDLQLAREELVLVARRMAESGEIALDSRPVESF
- a CDS encoding Hpt domain-containing protein; the encoded protein is MLVIDTALLEELRDVMDDEFVELVDAFESDTRHRFGLLEQAIAAEDSESLRTTAHSMKGGAMGMGAVGLSRRFRGLELRGRESSFRDIDVELENAKRSFDETLGQLRDWMRRH